The Acidobacteriota bacterium sequence GATGGATGTGGTCCATCTAATCGTGACGGGCGTGGTTTCGCTGGTCTTCGCGTTCGTGTTCATTGGCGTGCCGCTTGCATTCTCGCGGGTGGGGCGCGAGCCATGGCGCGGGAAGGCGAGCACGCTGGTGTATTTCTCGTGTCTCGGGGCCGGATTCATCATCCTGGAGCTGACCTTCATTCAGAAGCTCTGGAAATTCATCGGGTACCCCCTGTACACGTACGCGATAGTGCTGTTCACGCTGCTGCTCGCGGCGGGGTTGGGCAGTCTGTCGTCGCCGCGCCTGCGGGTCCTGCCGACGGAACGTTGGCATCTGCCCTTCGTCGGGACGTTGCTGTACGGAGGGTTCTTCCTGGTCACGCACGAATTCCTTTTCGATGCCGCACTCGGACTGCCGGTGTCGTTACGGATGACGATTGCCGGTCTCTACCTTTTCCCAATCGGGTTCTTCATGGGGATGGCGTTCCCTCTGGGCGTGCTGTGCGTCGAGCGACGTTCACGGGCGGCAGTCGCGTGGGCCTGGGGCATGAACGGACTGTTCACCGTCGTCGGCGGTTTGGCCAGCGTGCTGCTGTCGATCTACCTGGGCTTCACCATCACCGAGGTGATCGCCCTGGGCATCTACGGGGTTGCGCTGCTCGCGCTGTCGCGACTCGTCCCGTCGAAAGGCGGGATTGCCCCACCGCGGGTCTTCCGTTAGCTGCCTTGTCCGGCGGAAGTTCGGATTCTGTACAAACTGCGGGCGTGTGACGCGCGGTCCTCGCCGTCGGCAACGGGTTGCCGGCGATCAGGCAGCTGCGGCGGAAAGCCCGAGGGTGGAACAGAGGGTGTCGAGGGCTCGGTCGACGGTGCGCAGGGCGGCCTCCACGGTGCTGGGGTTCTTGCTACGTGGCTTGGGAGCCAGGGTAGGGTCGGCGAAGATCGGACCGAGCAGACGGGTGCGGATCTTGACGAGCAACGCGCCGAGCCGCACACCGTCAGGGGTGAGTCGATAGCGCCGACTGCGACCGACCCGCTCCGCCAAGCCATGGGCGCGGAGCTTGCCCAGGTCGTAACGAAGCTGACCGAGGGTGTAGTCATCCTCGCCGAGGCGGTGCCGAGCCAGGATGCGTTCGTGCAGTTGTCGGGTCGTCCAGTCCCCGAGCAAACCGCCGGTGTACAGCAGGCTGTCGAGCAGTCGGACGAGGCGGTCGTCATGCAGCTTGATGCCGGGCACGCGGCGCGTCCCGGTGGTCACCGGTGCCGCCAGCGCAGCCAGCGCGCCCCGGTCCACGGTGGAATCGAGCAGTTCCGCCTGCTGCGTGAGGTAGCGGTCGGTCGTGGCGGCCAGATGCTGCTTGATCGCGGGTAGATTGTCGAGCTTGCGTCCGATGGCGAGGTGGTAGGTGTCGTTCAGGCAGGTCTCGGTGCGCAGCAGCCGGTCGCCCTTCTCGTACTGCTTGACGTAGGAGCTCTTGTAGTACCCCCGCAGCACCGGGAAGCCTTCATCACGACGCTCCAGGATGGTCTCGAGCTTGCCCTGGTAGCGGCAGTTGATGCGTCGCCCGAAAATGTGCCGTGTCTGGGTTGCTCCGCCCAGGGCCACGCCGATCTCGACCGCCCGCTGAAACAGCTCGTGCAGCCGCGCCCGGCGACGAAAGATCACGTCGCGGGCGAATTCGATCTGGGCCACCGACCACTGGTAGTCGAGCCCGCACGCGGCGCGCTCGCGGGGACTGAACCTCGGGGTCAGGCGCGAGGTCCAGTAGCCAGCACGCTGCCGCAAGATCTTCTCGTCGAGGCGGTCGGCGGTGGCGCTCAACTGGTCGGGCTCGGCGCAGCGGACGATCGCGTTGTCGTCCATCTGGAACCGGACACCGGCGCGCCGCAGCTCCTGCGCGACGTAGGAGTGTCCGTTCAGGAAGCAGCTGACGGTGAAAGGCAGATACGACGCGACACACAGGCTCATCGGTCCCATGACCGGGTCCAGGATGTAGAAGTAGTAGTGGAGAAAGCGCTTGCTGGCGCGGTTGATAATCCGATAATCGTCACCGCTCGGCGGGGCGTGGCGCGGTTCGTAGGAGATGAAGGTCGAGCTCTGTTCCATGCTCTTGAGGATGACGACCACGCCGCACTCGCCCCTGAACGCACGGTAGTAGGGCGCGACGAATTCCTCCTTGCGGGCGCCCTTCGGCGCCGTCAGGATGGGAATCCCCTGCTGTTCGGCATAGCTCTCCAGCCACGCGCGGTAGCTCGCCGTCCGCCGCGCCAACACGGCCGGCGTGATCCGGGCCTCGCCCCCGACGTCACGGAAGAGGTGGACGATGTTCGCCGGGCGCTGCAGGCTTGGGTAATAGCCGCGCAGCACGATGCGGTCCCAGCAGGCGTAGCTGAACTGGACGAACCGTCCGAGAAGCTGCAACAATCGGTCCATGATCCGGTCCTGTCTGCGTGCTGGCGTTAGTCACTGAACACCAACTTACCGCAGGAGGGCCGGATCCGCTCACCCTCTCGCCCGATGCGAACCCTCACGACCGAACCGACACTCGACTCCCGTAGGCCGATTCCAGCCCAGCTTTCAGGTTTACCTGGTTAGCTGCCTTGTCCGGCGGAAGTTCGGATTCTGTACAAACTGCGGGCGTGTGACGCGCGGTCCTCGCCGTCGGCAACGGGTTGCCGGCGATCAGGCAGCTGCGGCGGAAAGCCCGAGGGTGGAACAGAGGGTGTCGAGGGCTCGGTCGACGGTGCGCAGGGCGGCCTCCACGGTGCTGGGGTTCTTGCTACGTGGCTTGGGAGCCAGGGTAGGGTCGGCGAAGATCGGACCGAGCAGACGGGTGCGGATCTTGACGAGCAACGCGCCGAGCCGCACACCGTCAGGGGTGAGTCGATAGCGCCGACTGCGACCGACCCGCTCCGCCAAGCCATGGGCGCGGAGCTTGCCCAGGTCGTAACGAAGCTGACCGAGGGTGTAGTCATCCTCGCCGAGGCGGTGCCGAGCCAGGATGCGTTCGTGCAGTTGTCGGGTCGTCCAGTCCCCGAGCAAACCGCCGGTGTACAGCAGGCTGTCGAGCAGTCGGACGAGGCGGTCGTCATGCAGCTTGATGCCGGGCACGCGGCGCGTCCCGGTGGTCACCGGTGCCGCCAGCGCAGCCAGCGCGCCCCGGTCCACGGTGGAATCGAGCAGTTCCGCCTGCTGCGTGAGGTAGCGGTCGGTCGTGGCGGCCAGATGCTGCTTGATCGCGGGTAGATTGTCGAGCTTGCGTCCGATGGCGAGGTGGTAGGTGTCGTTCAGGCAGGTCTCGGTGCGCAGCAGCCGGTCGCCCTTCTCGTACTGCTTGACGTAGGAGCTCTTGTAGTACCCCCGCAGCACCGGGAAGCCTTCATCACGACGCTCCAGGATGGTCTCGAGCTTGCCCTGGTAGCGGCAGTTGATGCGTCGCCCGAAAATGTGCCGTGTCTGGGTTGCTCCGCCCAGGGCCACGCCGATCTCGACCGCCCGCTGAAACAGCTCGTGCAGCCGCGCCCGGCGACGAAAGATCACGTCGCGGGCGAATTCGATCTGGGCCACCGACCACTGGTAGTCGAGCCCGCACGCGGCGCGCTCGCGGGGACTGAACCTCGGGGTCAGGCGCGAGGTCCAGTAGCCAGCACGCTGCCGCAAGATCTTCTCGTCGAGGCGGTCGGCGGTGGCGCTCAACTGGTCGGGCTCGGCGCAGCGGACGATCGCGTTGTCGTCCATCTGGAACCGGACACCGGCGCGCCGCAGCTCCTGCGCGACGTAGGAGTGTCCGTTCAGGAAGCAGCTGACGGTGAAAGGCAGATACGACGCGACACACAGGCTCATCGGTCCCATGACCGGGTCCAGGATGTAGAAGTAGTAGTGGAGAAAGCGCTTGCTGGCGCGGTTGATAATCCGATAATCGTCACCGCTCGGCGGGGCGTGGCGCGGTTCGTAGGAGATGAAGGTCGAGCTCTGTTCCATGCTCTTGAGGATGACGACCACGCCGCACTCGCCCCTGAACGCACGGTAGTAGGGCGCGACGAATTCCTCCTTGCGGGCGCCCTTCGGCGCCGTCAGGATGGGAATCCCCTGCTGTTCGGCATAGCTCTCCAGCCACGCGCGGTAGCTCGCCGTCCGCCGCGCCAACACGGCCGGCGTGATCCGGGCCTCGCCCCCGACGTCACGGAAGAGGTGGACGATGTTCGCCGGGCGCTGCAGGCTTGGGTAATAGCCGCGCAGCACGATGCGGTCCCAGCAGGCGTAGCTGAACTGGACGAACCGTCCGAGAAGCTGCAACAATCGGTCCATGATCCGGTCCTGTCTGCGTGCTGGCGTTAGTCACTGAACACCAACTTACCGCAGGAGGGCCGGATCCGCTCACCCTCTCGCCCGATGCGAACCCTCACGACCGAACCGACACTCGACTCCCGTAGGCCGATTCCAGCCCAGCTTTCAGGTTTACCTGGTTAGTGTTAGTCGGGGCCCCGCCGGGCGTGCAGGTCGAGCAGCACTCCGTGATGCCCGGGCGGCGCGATCACGCGGACCGGCGGGTCGGCGGCCTCGCTGGCCGGAATCGCAAGTCCCTGCAGCACCGCGCCGGTCGTGGCGTCCAGGAAGCGACCCGACATCGGGACGGGCAGTCGCAGGGCCACGAACGACTCCAACCCCGTCGGCTCGATGTAAGCGATGAAGCGCCGCGGCGACTGGAATCCGAAGGCGCGGCGCGTTCCGCCGGCAGCCCGCAGCATGCTCCCGTCGGTAGAATCGTCGACGAAACGGAGCTGCGACCAGCGCGGGGCGGGCGTCAGTGCTGCGATTGCACGAGCTCTCTCGGGTCGAACCCTGTACAGCCTCGTCGCTCCCTCTACGGCCTCCAGCGCCAAGTCCCGTCGCCCCTCCAGCCGAATCAGACTCCGAAGCGCGTGCATCGGGTCGGGAAACGCATCCAGGTGCACGACGACGTACCCGACGCCGATGTCTTGAAGCCACGCCACCGCCGGTACGGACGGGAACTGCCGTGCCACCTGGACGGTCTCGTCGAAATCCGGCGGAGCGAAACCGCCGAAGCCGTTCACGAGCGGGCGCCAATGCGCCGTGGAGGCCAGCAGGTACCGGGCGTTCCGGTGAAACTCGCGGAACCCGTAGATTGGCAGTTCGAGAACTGCGCCGGGCCAGGACGACCTCCCCAACAAGCGGTGGATGCTTCCGGCGTAGTCGAGCCGGGAGTATGCGAATGGCCCGTGGAAGCTCTCCACCGTGGCCAGCGCGATCAGGATGAACGTGACGAGGGTCCGCCGTCGCGCCGGCGCAGGCCATGTACATCCGCTCAGCCCGATGCCGGCCAGCGCCGCCGTCGCGAACACCAGGAGAACTCCGAAACGATTGACCGCGCGGAGTCCCTGCAGCGGGGGGAAGGCTTCGTATGCCCAGATATAGAACGGCGTGTGCGAGCCGAGGGACAGCAGTACGCCGATGCCTCCGACTGCCAGCAGCAGCCGCCGCGTGCCGCACGGCGCCGCCCGCCGCCGGCGACAGAGGGCAACACCGGCCAGTACGAGTGCGACGCAGCCGGGAAACAACGTGCCGGGCGCCCGATGGTAGAATCCGCCGCTCCACGTTCTGTAGTGCACATGCGCGGCCGACGCGAGATAGCTGCTCAGCGCCGTCGTTATCTCCGGCGTCTCGGCGGCCGGCGGTCGGCGGTTGTCCGCATCCAGATAGGGTCGCAACAAGAAGAGCAGGATCACAAGCGTGGCCGCCGCCGCCGCCACGAGACGCACGAGCAGTCGGATCCCCTCACGTCCCAGAAACGCCGGTGCACGCGCCACCGCGGCGGCCGCGAGCGCAAAGAACAGGAAGACCACGAGATACCCCGACGTCAAGGCCGCGCCGATCACGCAGAGCCCCAGCCAGGCCGCATGTCGCGCCCGCCCGTATGTCAGCAGCCGCTGGAGCGCGACGAGAGCCAGCGGCAACCAGTATGCGTGCAGCGCCTGCACATGCGGGATGCGGGTGATGAACGGCGTGCTGAACGCGAACAGCGCGCCCGACAGCAGACCGGCCCGCCAGTCGCCGGTCCAGACCCTGACGAGCCAGTACGTCGCCAGCGCGGTGAGCGTCAGTCCAGCCAAGACCAGAACATTGTGTGCGAGCAGCGCGGAACCGCCGAGCCAGTGAATCGGGGCGGCCATCAGGCCGGGAACGATGAGCGGCTCCGTGTAGGCGAGGGCGCCGCGGCGTGGATGGAACATGTTCGCGTCGAACAGGTGCAGCGGATCGCGGGGAATCTGGTGTCCAATCCACGCCACGGCCCACGCGTTGAGCCACTCGTCGTCATTCAGGAACGACAGGTGCGCCGGCCCCGTCGCGAGGGACCACGTATGAATGGCCGCAAGGACGAGAAACAGGATGGCGGCCGGCAACCATCGGTTCGCTGCCGTCGCAGCCGTCAGGACCATGGCCACCAGCCGGCCGGTCGGTAGTCGATTCTACGGCGGCTGTTCCACAGGAAGCCGGTGACGGCCAGTAGTACTGCCGCCGTCACCCAGACGACGTTCGGAGGATGTGACAGGTAGGTCTCGAAGTCCCAGAAGTAGAAGCTGGGAACGAAGTGGCGCAAGTCGACCGGAAAGAGCGAGTTCCGTTCCCACAGCAGCTCGGAGTAGCGCGGAAACAACGTGGAGGGCGCCGGGACCCACTGCATCGCCAGGGCCGCCTGGTACGCCAGTCCCGTCAGGACGATCGGGCGAACATAGCGTTCTACCGCGGCTCTCTCGTCCTTCAGCCAGATGCCCAGTGGAACTATCCACAGCCACATCGCCGACCAGGCGAAACGTCCGGCGGGTCCGCCTCCGCCGTACCAATTCAGCTCCATCGAGTTCGGGCCGATCAGGGACCCGTAGAGTAGCAGCCAGGGTACGGTCAGCGGGTGACGCCGGCCAACCATGTGGCCGAGTCCGATGAGCCCCGCCAGAAGTAACGGCTGCTGGAAGAACATGCCCTGGGCCTGGTCGAGATGCAGTCCGAGAAAGACCTCCAGAACCCGCAGCGGATCGGTGCCCAGATCAGCGAGCCGGCGCCAACCCAGCACGCCGCCGAACGTCTGCAGGTGCCACCACATCAGCGAACCGCTCCCGGCCGCGAACAGCACCGAGAGCGCCAGGGCGGGCCGCCGTTGGTCGCGCCGGGCCTGCCACGCTCCGACCGCCGCGAGCAGCACCGAGGTGGCGAAGTACTTCGTATGGAGCCAGGGGAGCAGTCCGGCGACCAGCCAGTAGCCTGCCCATCCCGGCAACGTGCGCCGCGCCGGACTCCACACCCACGTAACCAGCGCCAGGACGATCGCGCCGCACTGCAGGTCCGGATAGATCTGGGAGCCGCCGAAGATCGTCGCCACACAGGCGATGATGCCCAGGACGGCAAACCGTGCCGCGTGCGGGGAGATGCTGTCGCGCATCTGGCGCCAGCAGCCCATCGCCAGCAACGACAGCGCAATCACAGACAGAGCGACTCTGGCGCCGAGCACGCCGGCTAGCGACCATGGGGCGGCCAGCAGCATGCCGAGCCCTGGCGTGTGCATCGGTGACCAGCCCTTCGTCGTGGGCAGGGCATGCGCGTTCACCGGGCCGAAGACCTCTCGCGTCCTGGCGTCCCACCAGTAGTTGTTGCGCAGCTCGAGGTCGAGGGCGCGGGCGACGCTGACGGACATGATGACGTAGTGCGGTTCGTCACCACCGAAAGGCAATTGTCCGGACTGCGTCCACACGGTCGTCAGGGCGGCGCTCAGGAGGATGCAGCACGATGCCGCCGATCTCCAGCCGGATGCGACCCTGCCAAGGGGTCGCAGACTGCGGCCGAGCCTTCCCGTCAATATCTTCATTCCCTTGCACGTGTGTAGTCACGACCGTCGTTTGTGAGACGACTCCGGGGGAGTATAGACTGTGCGACGATCATCGCATGGCCTACCAGAGCACTCTCGAAGCCCGGCTCGCCCGCAAGACGACCCGCGCGATCAAGGCTTTCGATCTCATCGAGGACGGTGATCGTGTGATGGTCGGCCTGTCGGGGGGCAAGGACAGTTGGGCGCTTATGCACCTGCTCGACGTGCTCCGCCGGCGCGCGCCGGTCGATTTCTCGCTGGTGGCCGTCAACGTCGATTCCGGCTACGCCGCCTACAAGCACGAGGTCATCGCCCGTACCTGTGAAGATCGCGGGTGGGAGTACCGCATCGAGCACACGTCTATCGGCGACATCATGGACGACGTGCTCGACGCCGACGCGACCCCGTGCTCGCTGTGCGCACGGCTGCGGCGGGGGGTGCTGTACAGGATCGCCGCCGAGGTGGGCGCGACGAAGATCGCGCTGGGGCACCACGCGGACGACTTCGTGGAGACGCTGCTGCTGAATCTGCTCTTCGCCGGGTCGCTGAAGGCGATGCCGGCGCGGCTGGTCTCGGACGACCGGAGGCACGTCGTCATCCGGCCGCTGGTCTACGTGACGGAGGACGAAGCGCGCGCGTATACGCGCGAATGCGGGCTGGAAGTGATCGGTTGCTGCTGTCCGGTCTGCGGCGACCTCAGCCTTAAGCGGCAGCGGATCAAACGCTGGCTGCTGGACCTCGAGCGCGAGCATCCGGGCGTGAAGAGCTCGATGCTGAAGGCCCTCGGCAACGTCGCTCCACGGCATCTGCTGGACACGCGTCTGAATCCTCCCGGCGAGTTGCGTGCTGCAGGCCACATCCCGTCCGATCTGCCCGAGCCGGTGTCGGAGGGCGCCGCGCCGTCGTGATGGGCGACCTTGCGGTTGCCCCGATTCTCCGCCTTGGCGTCGAACGCGGATCAGCGCCATGCGGGCCGTAGTGCAGCGTGTGCGGCGCGCCTCGGTGACCGTCGACCGGCGGGTGGTTGGCGCGATGGCGGGGGGGCTCCTCGTCCTGCTCGGCGTCGGCCGGGAGGACACGGACGACGACGTGACCTACGTTGCGAACAAGATCAGGGATCTGCGCCTGTTTACCGACACGGCGGGAAAGATGAATCTCTCGGTTGCCGAGGTCGGCGGCGCCGTGCTCGTCGTATCGCAGTTTACGCTTCTGGGTGACTGCCGTCGCGGCCGGCGGCCTTCGTACAGTGAGGCGGCTGCCCCGGAGCAGGCCCGCGCCCTCTACGAGGCCGTCGTCGGGCGGCTCCGTCAGGGTGGCCTGTCCGTGCAGACCGGCGAGTTCCAGGCGATGATGGACGTCGAGCTGGTCAACGACGGTCCCGTGACCGTCCTGCTCGACAGCCGGCGTGCGTTCTGAGCGCCCTCGCGGTCAGGCCGTGTGCGGGGCGGCACTACAGGCATGGAGCGAACGCTGCGGATGGCTCGATGCGCCGGTGCGGTCGGCTTCATCGTCGCCCGCTGGCTGCTCGGCATCTGCAACGTAGCGGTTCTGTGCGGGTGGCTGGCCGTCGCGAGCGCGTTCTTCGCGGCTGTTTACGCGGCGGCGTTGCTGAGTTCCCCGGCGGGGTTCGGAGCATCGGTTCTGGGTCCGCGCGGCGCTCGCCTGCTGGCTCTGACCTGCGCACTGCATCTCGTGAGCGCCGGTCTCGACGTCCTGGCGCCGGAGCGGTTCGCCTGGCGCATGCAACTCGCCGATGCAGTGGACCTGCTCGCATGGGCATGGGTTCTGTACGCGGCGCCGGCGTCGGCCCGGCGGTTTCTGGGTGGGGAATCCAGCCTGTTGCGGCCCCCTGCGAGTCCCCTACGGCCGCGCCACGCAGCCGTCTCCGCGTTCGTCGTCTTCGTGCTTCTGCTCCAGTTGTCGGCGTTGTTCAGGGATCGCCCCACCCTGTGGCCGTTCATCGACTATCCGTTGTACAGCGCCGCCCAGACCACGGCCGTCCGGGCCGTTCACTACAGGCTCTACGGCATGCCCGCGCACGGGCCGCCGACCTACCTGGAGATCACCGCGGAGGCGCTCGGGATGAGCTGGTTCGTGTACCACACCGAGTTGATTCCAGGGTTGTTCGACCGGCCGGGTTCGGTCCCGCCGCAGCTCCGGCGCGCGTTGGCGAATGCCGATCTGCCGCCGTTCGAGCGCATCGAAGCCGAACGCACGACCTACGTGCTCGAGGCGGGGCGCATCGCCGCGTTCCCCGAGCGTCGGCCGTTGGCGGTCGAATCGATCGCCGTTGAGCCCGGCGCCCCGTGGGAGGAAGGGGCCGCCGCCGGGCCTGCGGCCGGTACGGGTCCGCGATGAGCAGCCACGCATCGCGGGCTTCGTTCACGTTCCTGGGAGACAGGTGGACCCGATTCTGGTTCCCTGTCACGACCGCGGTGCCGCTCGCCGTCTGTCGTCTGGCGCTCGTGCCGGCGTGGCTGTTGATCTTCGCGAGTTCGCCGGACGACTACGCGGTCGCGCTGACCTACGATCCGGCGCGCATAGACCAGGCGCTGATCCGCGGCATCCTGGTGCTCGTCCCGGTCGAGGTCTTCCACACGGAGTCGTTTCTGCGCGGCGTCTGGTCGACGGCGACGGCGGCGGGGGTTCTGGCCGCGGTGGGCTTCTTCACCCGCACTGCACTCCTGACGCTCGGGCTGGGCTATTGCATCCTGATCGCCCACCTCTACTCGTATGGCGAGCTGCACCATCCGGAGGCGTTGTACTGCATTGCGCTCGTACTGCTGGGCCTGTCGCCCTCCGGTTGTTGCTATTCGGTCGATTCGTGGATGGGGAGGCGTTCGCGTCATCCCGAACAGTGGGGGCCGCACGCGCGAATGGACAACGCGACGTGGGCCCTGCGGCTGATTCAGTGCCTGCTGGCCGTCGCCTATTTTTCGTCGGGCAGTGCGAAGCTGCTGGACGGTGGATTGGCCTGGATGAACGGCGCGACGCTGCAGCAGATGGTCCTGACCGACTACGTCCGCCACGGCATGCCGGCCGGGCTGTGGCTGGCGCAGAACTTCTGGCTGTGCGTTGCCGGGTCCGTGGTGACCGTAGCGGTGGAAGTCTTCTTCTTCGTGGCCGTGTTCGTCACCGGGGCGCGCAAGTATCTGCTCACCGCAGGGGCGGCGCTGCATGTGGGAATCTATCTGACGATGGCCGCACCGTTCTTCACGTGGATCGTGCTGTACTCGTCGTTCCTCGACGTCGAAGCGCTTCGCCGGCGGCTCGTCGGGAGCGAAAGGGTCCTCGCGAATCCGGGCAAGGGGTCCGCGCCGCGACTGCACGACGGAACGCGAGGGTAGACGGTGGTGGACGAAGCGCGACCTCGGTCGCCGAACTCCCTGTTGCGGTTGGCGTTGGCCGGCGAGTTGCTGCTGGTCCTGCTGGCCCTGGGCTGGGCGCGCTACCGCGCCCTTCCGCTGACCGTGGCCGCCGGTCCTTGGCCCCGTGACCTGGCCGCCGGCGTGGCCGGCGCCGCCGCCCTCGCCGTCGTCAACCACGGCCTGTTGTGCCGCGCGCCGGCGTTGCGGCCGGTGCGCGCCATCCGCCGCGTGTACCGCGACCTGCTGAAGCCCGCCTTCGCCGGCATCGGCGCGCGGGAGGTGGTGGTGATATCGCTCGCCGCCGGCATCGGCGAGGAGCTGCTGTTCCGCGGCGTGCTGCAGCCGGAGATCGGGTTGATCCCGGCGAGTCTGGTCTTCGGCGTGCTGCACACGGGTGGGCGCGGGACGTTCGCCTTCGGTTGCTGGGTGGCGTTGATGGGCGCGGCGCTCGGGTGGCTGGCGGCGGCGACCGGCGGGCTGCTGGCGCCGATCGTCGCGCACGCGCTGTACGATGCCTGGGCGCTCGCCTATATCCGACGCGGACGCGAGTGTGCGGCCGTCAAGGGGGGCGTCGTGGGGTAGGCCGGCGGACCGGGAGGCCAGGGGGCCGTGCCGTAGCGCCGGTGCGGAGTTCCGGACAAGCCTGGCTGGGTCGGCAACCGTAGCGGGAGCCGACGGTTGCCGGGCTAGAATCACCGGATGCGTCTTCGATCGACAGTCCCGGCGGGCGTGGTGCTCGCCTTTCTCTGCAGCACGGCGCCCGCCGGCGCGCAGCAACGACCGCTCGTGACCGAGGATCCGGAGTCCGTCGGCAGCGGCCTCGTGCTGGTCGAGGCCGGGTTCGACTACCAGAAGGATCAGCACTTTCCCGTGTCGGGTTTGACCGGTCACCTGCGCAGCGTCCCCCGGTTCGGCGTCAGCATCGGGGTGAGCTCGATCGCCGAGGTGCAGATCGACAACGTGTCCTACGACACGCTCAGCATCACCGGCCGGGCGGAGGCGCCGCTCTCCCACCTGCTGCGCGTCAGCGGCGATCGCACGTCGAGCTGGTCCGATACGGTTGTCGGCGCCAAGACGCGCCTGCTGTCCGAAGGCGGCAGGCGTCCGGGAATCGCGCTCCGATTCGCCACCAAGCTGCCGAACGCGGGCAACGAGGAGGGTATCGGGCTCGATACGATGGACTTCTACAACTCGTTGC is a genomic window containing:
- the ttcA gene encoding tRNA 2-thiocytidine(32) synthetase TtcA yields the protein MAYQSTLEARLARKTTRAIKAFDLIEDGDRVMVGLSGGKDSWALMHLLDVLRRRAPVDFSLVAVNVDSGYAAYKHEVIARTCEDRGWEYRIEHTSIGDIMDDVLDADATPCSLCARLRRGVLYRIAAEVGATKIALGHHADDFVETLLLNLLFAGSLKAMPARLVSDDRRHVVIRPLVYVTEDEARAYTRECGLEVIGCCCPVCGDLSLKRQRIKRWLLDLEREHPGVKSSMLKALGNVAPRHLLDTRLNPPGELRAAGHIPSDLPEPVSEGAAPS
- a CDS encoding D-tyrosyl-tRNA(Tyr) deacylase; this encodes MRAVVQRVRRASVTVDRRVVGAMAGGLLVLLGVGREDTDDDVTYVANKIRDLRLFTDTAGKMNLSVAEVGGAVLVVSQFTLLGDCRRGRRPSYSEAAAPEQARALYEAVVGRLRQGGLSVQTGEFQAMMDVELVNDGPVTVLLDSRRAF
- a CDS encoding CPBP family intramembrane metalloprotease; the protein is MVDEARPRSPNSLLRLALAGELLLVLLALGWARYRALPLTVAAGPWPRDLAAGVAGAAALAVVNHGLLCRAPALRPVRAIRRVYRDLLKPAFAGIGAREVVVISLAAGIGEELLFRGVLQPEIGLIPASLVFGVLHTGGRGTFAFGCWVALMGAALGWLAAATGGLLAPIVAHALYDAWALAYIRRGRECAAVKGGVVG